The Ruania alba genome has a window encoding:
- a CDS encoding DNA polymerase Y family protein yields MSAAVPEQGPSVPPRGRQNERARGGQRGRPSSRSGRADEPATRLAVLWVPDWPVAAAVADGVVSAHEPVAIHDARGIVAASARARAEGVRRGMRRRSAQGLCPDLVLVPIDEGRDVRAFEPVVQAVEEEIPLVQVMRPGAVVLAADGPSRYLGSEEAVADVLIGAVAGAGAEAQVGIADGQLAALLAARESTIVSPGRSGAFLADRDVRDLIHVTTTRQARAEMTEFTGVLRRLGISTLGGLAAMRSGQVAARFGSLGERARRLAIGGDGAPPSGRRGEPELTSTAELDPPAQRVDTATFVARRLAEDLQGRMMRRGVLCGRLRVRARTEDGAELVRTWRIEGALTAAELTDRVRWQLDGWLSGRSGRAPSAALTHLEIAAEEVSPAATVAEGLWGQVGRGERQAGRAALRVQGMLGENGVLAPVLEGGRAPRDRARLVTWGDEVSPLRDPKAPWPGQIPRPLPATVPAEPVPARVQDAAGVPVRIDARGALSAAPTRVEVSMPGVPRRLTVSRWAGPWPVHERWWAGGRPRHYLQVVEEDGVALLLAGDGEQWWAEGIYD; encoded by the coding sequence ATGAGTGCAGCAGTTCCTGAGCAGGGGCCGTCGGTGCCGCCGCGCGGCAGGCAGAACGAGAGAGCACGCGGTGGGCAGCGAGGCCGTCCATCGAGCAGGTCGGGGCGAGCCGACGAGCCCGCCACCCGCCTCGCCGTGCTCTGGGTGCCGGACTGGCCGGTCGCTGCAGCGGTGGCTGACGGTGTGGTGAGCGCGCACGAGCCGGTGGCGATCCACGACGCGCGCGGGATCGTCGCCGCCTCGGCACGCGCCCGCGCCGAAGGGGTGCGGCGCGGGATGCGCCGTCGCAGCGCCCAAGGTCTCTGCCCCGACCTCGTCCTCGTCCCGATCGACGAAGGGCGGGACGTGCGAGCGTTTGAACCGGTGGTACAGGCCGTGGAGGAGGAGATACCGCTGGTTCAGGTGATGCGCCCCGGCGCGGTGGTGCTCGCGGCCGACGGTCCGAGTCGCTACCTCGGGTCCGAGGAGGCAGTGGCCGACGTGCTGATCGGGGCTGTGGCCGGTGCCGGTGCCGAGGCTCAGGTGGGGATCGCCGACGGGCAGCTCGCAGCCCTGCTCGCTGCTCGCGAGTCCACGATCGTCTCGCCGGGACGGTCCGGTGCATTTCTCGCCGATCGGGATGTCCGCGATCTCATCCATGTGACCACCACCCGGCAGGCGCGAGCGGAGATGACTGAGTTCACCGGAGTGCTGCGCCGTCTGGGGATCTCCACGCTCGGCGGGCTGGCAGCGATGCGGTCGGGGCAGGTGGCTGCCCGATTCGGGTCGTTGGGTGAGCGGGCACGCCGGTTGGCCATCGGGGGAGACGGTGCTCCGCCGTCGGGGCGCCGTGGGGAGCCGGAGCTGACCAGCACTGCCGAGCTGGACCCTCCCGCCCAGCGCGTGGACACTGCCACATTCGTGGCCAGGCGGCTCGCCGAGGACCTGCAGGGGCGGATGATGCGCCGTGGAGTGTTGTGCGGACGGCTGCGGGTGCGGGCGCGCACCGAGGACGGAGCCGAACTGGTGCGTACCTGGCGGATCGAAGGTGCACTCACCGCTGCCGAGCTGACCGACCGGGTGCGCTGGCAGCTCGACGGATGGCTCAGCGGTCGCAGCGGCCGGGCACCGAGTGCGGCGCTGACCCATCTGGAGATCGCCGCTGAAGAGGTCAGTCCTGCGGCCACCGTGGCCGAAGGGCTGTGGGGGCAGGTCGGTCGCGGGGAGCGACAGGCGGGTCGGGCCGCGTTGCGCGTGCAGGGGATGCTCGGTGAGAACGGCGTGCTGGCACCAGTGCTGGAAGGAGGTCGCGCCCCGCGGGACCGGGCACGCCTGGTGACCTGGGGGGATGAGGTGAGTCCGCTGCGTGATCCGAAAGCCCCGTGGCCGGGCCAGATCCCGCGGCCGCTGCCGGCCACGGTGCCCGCAGAGCCTGTCCCTGCGCGAGTGCAGGACGCCGCGGGAGTGCCGGTGCGTATCGATGCCCGAGGTGCGCTGTCCGCGGCGCCGACCCGGGTGGAGGTGTCGATGCCCGGGGTGCCACGCCGGCTTACCGTCTCCCGGTGGGCCGGTCCCTGGCCGGTGCACGAGCGATGGTGGGCGGGAGGCCGACCCCGACACTACTTGCAGGTGGTCGAGGAGGACGGGGTTGCTCTGCTGCTCGCCGGAGACGGGGAACAGTGGTGGGCGGAAGGGATCTACGACTGA
- a CDS encoding ClpP family protease → MSDTLPLSERFADQLMQQRVILIAEEVDDPLAARVCSQLMLLSAQDPTADIALLIHSPGGSVPAGLAMYDTMRLVPNDVITLGMGLAASMGQVLLCAGAAGKRYALPHARILMHQGSAGLQGTAVDIAIQAENLEHTKATMLALIAEHTGQPVERIERDSDRDRWFTAEQAVEYGFVDEIVTSMAQVLPGRRRAGLGAQR, encoded by the coding sequence ATGAGTGACACACTGCCGCTGTCCGAGCGGTTCGCCGACCAGTTAATGCAGCAACGCGTGATCCTCATCGCCGAGGAGGTCGACGATCCGCTTGCGGCCCGGGTGTGCAGCCAGCTCATGCTGCTCTCCGCCCAGGATCCGACGGCGGACATCGCCTTGCTCATCCACTCACCCGGCGGGTCGGTGCCGGCAGGGTTGGCCATGTACGACACGATGCGCCTCGTCCCCAACGATGTGATCACCCTCGGGATGGGACTGGCCGCCAGCATGGGCCAGGTGCTGTTGTGCGCCGGTGCTGCGGGGAAGCGCTATGCCCTGCCGCATGCTCGCATCCTCATGCATCAAGGGTCGGCCGGGCTGCAAGGCACCGCCGTGGACATCGCGATCCAGGCGGAGAACCTCGAGCACACCAAGGCCACCATGCTGGCGCTGATCGCCGAGCACACCGGACAGCCGGTGGAACGCATCGAACGCGACTCTGATCGTGACCGCTGGTTCACCGCCGAACAGGCAGTCGAGTACGGGTTCGTGGACGAGATCGTCACTTCGATGGCTCAGGTACTTCCCGGGCGCCGCCGGGCGGGACTGGGGGCGCAGCGATGA
- a CDS encoding ClpP family protease: protein MTGQYTIPSVIERTSRGERAADVYSRLLGDRIVFLGTEIDDGVANTVIAQLIHLESADPGGEINLYINSPGGSVTAMLAIYDTMQFVRAPIATICVGQAASSAAVLLAAGDPGRRGVLPHARVLLHPPSMGGQGALPDLQIQAAEIARLRHAVDEVLSAHTGQSLTVLQEDTSRDRIFTSEQAVAYGLVDEVVASRKELRAA from the coding sequence ATGACCGGCCAGTACACGATCCCCAGCGTGATCGAACGGACCAGCCGTGGTGAACGCGCCGCAGACGTGTACTCCCGGTTGCTCGGGGACCGCATCGTCTTCCTCGGCACCGAGATCGACGACGGGGTGGCCAACACGGTGATTGCCCAGCTCATCCATCTCGAATCGGCCGATCCAGGCGGTGAGATCAACCTCTACATCAACTCACCGGGTGGTTCGGTGACGGCGATGCTCGCCATCTACGACACCATGCAGTTCGTGCGTGCACCGATCGCGACGATCTGTGTGGGACAGGCGGCTTCGAGCGCCGCGGTGCTGCTCGCCGCCGGTGATCCAGGGCGGCGTGGGGTACTCCCACACGCCCGGGTGCTGCTGCACCCACCCTCCATGGGTGGGCAGGGCGCACTGCCCGACCTGCAGATCCAGGCGGCCGAGATCGCCCGGCTTCGTCATGCCGTGGACGAGGTGCTTTCCGCGCACACTGGGCAATCGCTGACGGTGCTGCAGGAGGACACGTCCCGAGATCGGATCTTCACCAGCGAGCAGGCGGTGGCGTATGGCCTGGTCGACGAGGTGGTGGCGAGCCGGAAGGAACTGCGGGCCGCCTGA
- a CDS encoding HAD family hydrolase, whose product MTSPLPAGVLFDMDGTLVDTEPHWQAAQEALAASIGTTWTQADFEASIGRPMERWAEVLIARGVPGTLDQIIARAVAYVSDMMRAEMPWLPGAYELLEQLAADGIPCGLVTNNAGVNAALLADAAPAGSLQVLVSTDDVTSPKPHPEPYLTAIARLGIDPARSIAFEDSTSGATSAHEAGLGVWFINSHTADPGIPTARVIGSPAEVTVAEVRATLAGSHTAELA is encoded by the coding sequence GTGACTTCTCCTCTCCCCGCCGGCGTCCTGTTCGACATGGACGGCACCCTCGTCGACACCGAGCCGCACTGGCAAGCAGCCCAGGAGGCTCTGGCCGCCAGCATCGGCACCACGTGGACCCAGGCAGACTTCGAGGCCTCCATCGGCCGCCCGATGGAACGGTGGGCCGAGGTGCTGATTGCGCGCGGAGTGCCGGGCACGCTCGATCAGATCATCGCTCGCGCCGTCGCCTATGTCTCCGACATGATGCGGGCCGAGATGCCGTGGCTGCCCGGCGCCTACGAGCTCCTGGAACAGCTCGCCGCCGACGGGATCCCCTGCGGCCTGGTCACAAACAACGCCGGGGTGAACGCCGCACTGCTGGCCGATGCCGCCCCGGCCGGCTCGCTCCAGGTTCTGGTGAGCACGGACGACGTCACCTCCCCCAAACCGCACCCGGAGCCGTACCTGACGGCGATCGCCCGGCTTGGCATCGACCCGGCCCGGAGCATTGCCTTCGAGGACTCCACCTCCGGTGCGACAAGTGCGCACGAGGCAGGTCTAGGCGTCTGGTTCATCAACTCCCACACCGCCGACCCGGGTATCCCCACCGCTCGGGTGATCGGTTCCCCAGCCGAAGTGACCGTCGCCGAGGTGCGCGCCACCCTGGCCGGCAGCCACACAGCTGAGCTCGCCTGA
- a CDS encoding DUF6318 family protein, whose amino-acid sequence MRVRAGVVVLGVGVVLGACTPSGEEPTPTAEPTSESPSPSGEASGESTDERPEVEAPERPVEMGEETVEGAVAAAEYFVELYPYVYASGDLTEWDALSDEGCGFCSNVRERAEELHADGGYSVGGDVEVAGAQGGGPYEDDSYVVEFALTIAESEFRHADGTSTTYNEVVEPRFLVSMIWRDASWIVLGISQGEEGA is encoded by the coding sequence ATGAGGGTGCGCGCTGGGGTTGTGGTGCTGGGTGTGGGGGTGGTGTTGGGGGCGTGTACGCCTTCTGGTGAGGAGCCGACGCCGACGGCGGAGCCTACGTCGGAGAGTCCGTCGCCTTCTGGGGAGGCGAGTGGGGAGTCGACGGATGAGCGGCCGGAGGTGGAGGCGCCGGAGCGGCCGGTGGAGATGGGGGAGGAGACCGTTGAGGGGGCGGTGGCCGCGGCGGAGTATTTCGTGGAGTTGTATCCGTATGTGTATGCCAGTGGTGATCTGACGGAGTGGGATGCCCTCAGTGATGAGGGGTGTGGGTTCTGTTCGAACGTTCGAGAACGGGCTGAAGAACTGCACGCTGATGGTGGATACAGTGTCGGCGGTGATGTCGAGGTTGCGGGAGCACAAGGTGGTGGGCCCTACGAAGATGACAGCTACGTCGTCGAGTTCGCCCTCACTATCGCGGAATCAGAGTTCCGCCACGCTGATGGAACGAGCACTACCTACAACGAAGTAGTAGAGCCGCGGTTTCTCGTTTCCATGATCTGGCGCGATGCGTCCTGGATCGTGCTCGGTATCAGTCAGGGCGAGGAGGGGGCGTAA
- a CDS encoding DeoR/GlpR family DNA-binding transcription regulator — protein MPPTDLDSQDRSRHLPAHRRGALADFVAERGQVVVGELAERFNVSIDTIRRDLDQLDADGLVIRTHGGAVSKSAAPVGDRKLDLRLRLHTEQKEQIAALTARLVQDDSVIMLNGGTTTLAVVRHLRDRRGLTIATNNLRVPAELPSGMECELYVFGGHVRTVAQTTTGSVSFGVTNRPDEIAVRADLAIIGVGAVATSGFSTSNVGDAAMMAEMMDHAERVAVVADSSKFSRHLFAQIATLDRATYLVTDAAPPPQIAAKLKEYGVSVITP, from the coding sequence ATGCCGCCAACCGACTTGGACTCGCAGGACCGCTCCCGCCACCTCCCCGCGCACCGGCGTGGAGCATTGGCCGACTTCGTCGCTGAGCGGGGGCAAGTGGTCGTCGGGGAACTCGCGGAGCGGTTCAACGTGTCCATCGACACGATCCGGCGGGACCTGGACCAGCTGGACGCGGACGGCCTCGTGATCCGCACCCACGGAGGCGCCGTCAGCAAGTCCGCGGCTCCCGTCGGCGACCGCAAACTTGACCTGCGGTTGCGGCTGCACACGGAGCAGAAGGAACAGATCGCCGCGCTCACTGCCCGACTCGTCCAGGACGATTCGGTGATCATGCTCAACGGGGGCACCACCACGCTCGCCGTGGTCCGGCACCTGCGAGATCGTCGCGGCCTGACGATCGCGACGAACAATCTACGAGTCCCCGCCGAGCTGCCGAGCGGGATGGAGTGCGAGCTGTATGTCTTCGGCGGGCATGTGCGTACCGTTGCGCAGACCACCACCGGTTCGGTGTCGTTCGGGGTGACGAACCGACCTGACGAGATCGCTGTGCGGGCAGACCTGGCGATCATCGGCGTGGGCGCCGTGGCGACCAGCGGCTTCTCCACGAGCAATGTCGGCGATGCGGCAATGATGGCCGAGATGATGGACCATGCGGAGCGGGTGGCCGTGGTGGCGGACTCGTCGAAGTTCTCCCGGCACCTGTTCGCCCAGATCGCCACGCTCGACCGGGCCACCTACCTGGTCACCGATGCTGCTCCCCCACCGCAGATCGCGGCGAAACTGAAGGAGTACGGCGTCTCCGTCATCACCCCTTGA
- a CDS encoding extracellular solute-binding protein: MSTGARRTRRLAGVAGLAALSLVAAGCSGGGDADGDVTIQFAQWWEPELPDGAFAEIIAGFEEANPGVTVELVSAPYASTQEQLFAGSASGTMPDVMGLDAVWVNDFANQGAIADLSAMMGEYGYDDSQLASQVQVDGSTYMIPVVNFIYPLFTNDDLLAEAGVDAPPTTRQEFLDTAVAISELGGDTTGWALPLSLEQPNGVLNDVMPWAWSSGGSMLADGQPDLTNPEMTSAVEYVQELWDAGAVAPGSFTMKEQDKVEEFTNGRVGMMISSLAHINLLQETNPDLSFSVSAIPTEEGYDGESGLTYASWGIGVSESTEHPEEAWALIEYLMETETNGELSTIANGFPGNTEAVPGFVEDDPLMADAFEIYQNTTPVNEFSGLPAAEQLMRSFAEQLQAALNGDQSVDQMLEQTQTAWSDEF, translated from the coding sequence ATGAGCACTGGCGCTCGACGCACACGGCGGCTCGCCGGTGTGGCCGGATTGGCCGCACTGAGCCTGGTAGCCGCCGGCTGCAGCGGAGGGGGCGACGCCGACGGTGACGTCACCATCCAGTTCGCCCAGTGGTGGGAGCCCGAACTCCCCGACGGTGCGTTCGCTGAGATCATCGCCGGTTTCGAGGAGGCGAACCCCGGCGTCACCGTGGAACTGGTCTCCGCCCCATATGCCTCCACGCAGGAACAGCTTTTCGCAGGCTCGGCGTCGGGAACCATGCCCGACGTGATGGGCCTGGACGCCGTCTGGGTGAACGACTTCGCCAATCAAGGCGCGATCGCCGACCTCAGCGCGATGATGGGCGAGTACGGCTACGACGACAGCCAGCTCGCCAGCCAGGTGCAGGTGGACGGCTCCACCTACATGATCCCGGTGGTCAACTTCATCTACCCCCTCTTCACCAACGACGACCTCCTCGCCGAGGCCGGGGTGGACGCCCCGCCGACCACGCGCCAGGAGTTCCTCGACACCGCCGTGGCGATCTCGGAGCTCGGCGGGGACACGACCGGATGGGCGCTGCCGCTCTCCCTCGAGCAGCCCAACGGCGTGCTCAACGATGTGATGCCCTGGGCGTGGTCCTCCGGTGGCTCGATGCTCGCCGATGGCCAGCCCGACCTGACCAACCCCGAGATGACCTCGGCGGTCGAGTACGTCCAGGAGTTGTGGGACGCCGGCGCCGTGGCCCCTGGCTCGTTCACCATGAAGGAGCAGGACAAGGTCGAGGAGTTCACCAACGGCCGCGTCGGGATGATGATCTCCTCGCTCGCGCACATCAACCTGCTGCAGGAGACCAACCCGGACCTCAGCTTCAGCGTCTCGGCCATCCCCACCGAAGAAGGCTACGACGGCGAGTCCGGCCTGACCTACGCCTCCTGGGGCATCGGTGTCTCCGAGAGCACTGAGCACCCCGAGGAAGCCTGGGCGCTGATCGAGTACCTGATGGAGACCGAGACGAACGGCGAACTCTCCACCATCGCCAACGGGTTCCCCGGCAACACCGAGGCCGTGCCCGGCTTCGTCGAGGACGACCCGCTGATGGCGGACGCCTTCGAGATCTACCAGAACACCACGCCGGTCAACGAGTTCTCCGGTCTGCCCGCCGCTGAGCAGCTGATGCGTTCCTTCGCCGAGCAGCTCCAGGCTGCCCTGAACGGTGATCAGAGTGTCGACCAGATGCTCGAGCAGACCCAGACCGCCTGGTCCGACGAGTTCTAG
- a CDS encoding carbohydrate ABC transporter permease — translation MLEPLAFLSPTLILLAVLMVLPIVLVIGYAFMDNVVTNPDPEFVGTANLVEIATDPTFHIALRNTVVFTVVSVIAHMILGLTFAMLLNSKRISAASRAVLRAIYVLPWLFTVAVIAVLWRMLLAPSGVINYLLSTNVEWLADPRLALGTVTVINIWAGYPFFMVSLLAGLQGIPGDLYEAARVDGASPVQQFFHVTLPQLRQIIVSLLLLDMIWTSAQQFALIWMTTGGGPLSTTEMLSTYTYKLAFDDYEFGLASASAVLVLLVSMVLAFFYVRHEKARESA, via the coding sequence ATGCTCGAACCGCTGGCGTTCCTCTCACCGACGCTGATCCTGCTCGCCGTGCTCATGGTGCTGCCGATCGTGCTGGTGATCGGGTACGCGTTCATGGACAACGTAGTGACGAACCCGGACCCGGAGTTCGTCGGCACGGCCAATCTGGTCGAGATCGCCACCGACCCCACCTTCCACATCGCCCTGCGCAACACGGTGGTGTTCACCGTTGTCAGCGTGATCGCGCACATGATCCTCGGGCTGACCTTTGCGATGCTGCTGAACAGCAAGCGGATCTCCGCCGCCAGTCGGGCGGTGCTGCGTGCGATCTATGTGCTCCCGTGGCTGTTCACCGTGGCCGTCATCGCTGTGCTGTGGCGGATGTTGCTGGCACCGAGCGGCGTGATCAACTACCTGCTCTCGACCAATGTGGAGTGGTTGGCCGACCCGCGTCTCGCACTGGGCACCGTCACCGTGATCAACATCTGGGCCGGTTACCCGTTCTTCATGGTGAGCCTGCTCGCCGGCCTGCAGGGTATTCCCGGCGATCTGTATGAGGCCGCCCGCGTGGACGGTGCCTCCCCGGTGCAGCAGTTCTTCCACGTGACCCTGCCGCAGTTGCGGCAGATCATCGTCAGCCTGCTGCTGCTCGACATGATCTGGACTTCCGCGCAACAGTTCGCGCTGATCTGGATGACCACCGGCGGTGGCCCGCTCAGTACTACCGAGATGCTCTCCACCTACACCTACAAGCTGGCCTTCGACGACTACGAGTTCGGGCTCGCCTCGGCCAGTGCCGTGCTCGTGCTGCTCGTGTCCATGGTGCTGGCGTTCTTCTACGTCCGCCACGAGAAGGCAAGGGAGTCGGCATGA
- a CDS encoding carbohydrate ABC transporter permease has protein sequence MTAPATHASTRRDIPARIFTWIGLLIGAAFAGLPVLWMLSSSFKSNREIFEFPPRLLTESFSFDSYLAILGDPSRLRFFTNSYVVAICVTILTLIVAIHAAYAFSRFAFRAKHPLKLLIISVQAVPPITVLIPYFGIIVALKMYDTYPGLIFTYMLFTLPYAIIMMTSYLNSLPRELDEAVRVDGGSSMTALWRVLVPVSVPGIVSVGVYTFMIAWNEYLFALTLTSSESMRTVPIGLQLLMGQHSFQWNEIMAMSILGSIPVLALFLFFQRYFMSGLTSGAVKH, from the coding sequence ATGACAGCCCCGGCCACACACGCTTCCACTCGCCGGGACATCCCGGCCCGGATCTTCACCTGGATCGGCCTACTGATTGGTGCCGCCTTCGCAGGCCTGCCGGTGCTGTGGATGCTCTCCAGTTCGTTCAAGTCCAACCGGGAGATCTTCGAGTTCCCGCCCAGGTTGTTGACCGAATCGTTCAGTTTCGACTCCTACCTGGCGATCCTCGGTGACCCCAGCCGGCTGCGCTTCTTCACCAACAGCTACGTGGTGGCGATCTGCGTGACGATCCTGACATTGATCGTGGCGATCCACGCCGCCTATGCATTCAGTCGGTTTGCGTTCCGGGCGAAACACCCGCTGAAACTGTTGATCATCAGCGTGCAGGCAGTCCCACCGATCACCGTGCTGATTCCCTATTTTGGGATCATCGTGGCGCTGAAGATGTACGACACCTATCCCGGCCTGATATTCACGTACATGCTGTTCACGCTGCCCTACGCGATCATCATGATGACCAGCTATCTGAACTCCCTCCCGCGGGAGCTCGACGAGGCCGTCCGCGTGGACGGCGGAAGCTCCATGACGGCGCTGTGGCGCGTGCTCGTGCCGGTCTCGGTCCCCGGGATCGTCTCGGTGGGTGTCTACACATTCATGATCGCCTGGAACGAGTATCTCTTCGCGCTCACCCTCACCAGCAGCGAGTCAATGCGTACCGTTCCGATCGGATTGCAGTTGCTCATGGGCCAGCACTCGTTCCAGTGGAACGAGATCATGGCGATGAGCATTCTCGGATCCATTCCTGTTCTCGCTCTCTTCCTCTTCTTCCAGCGTTATTTCATGAGCGGCCTGACCTCGGGCGCGGTCAAGCACTGA
- a CDS encoding ketose-bisphosphate aldolase: MLTNGNVLLTAAHEGNYAVPAFNISDYAMFNGIMEISEAEQAPLIAAIHPDELAHFGRDAVAALRERAHRSSIPVAIHWDHGGSYEQMLTAIQVGFTSVMIDRSMDSFEENVRVTQKVVETAHAVGVSVEAELGTIGAADSYGEAGALEIIYTTPEEAVEFVRQTGVDSLAIAIGTSHGLFPPEVTPEIKIDLLREIKEAVQIPLVLHGGSGNPDEEIGQAAKLGINKINISSDIKVAYHEEMRAVLADPKVREPNVIQPRCIEAMKQVAAHKIRLFGADGRASGVPAISGVQARV, from the coding sequence GTGCTCACTAATGGAAACGTCCTGCTGACCGCCGCCCACGAGGGGAATTATGCCGTCCCGGCGTTCAACATCAGCGACTACGCCATGTTCAACGGGATCATGGAGATCAGCGAGGCCGAACAGGCGCCCTTGATCGCGGCGATCCACCCCGACGAGCTCGCTCACTTCGGCCGCGACGCCGTGGCCGCCCTCCGGGAACGGGCCCACCGGTCCAGCATCCCGGTCGCCATCCACTGGGACCACGGTGGCAGCTATGAGCAGATGCTCACCGCCATCCAGGTCGGATTCACCTCGGTGATGATCGACCGGTCGATGGACTCCTTCGAGGAGAACGTGCGCGTCACCCAGAAGGTGGTGGAGACGGCGCACGCGGTGGGCGTGAGCGTGGAAGCCGAGCTGGGCACCATCGGCGCCGCGGACTCCTACGGTGAGGCGGGGGCGCTGGAGATCATCTACACCACCCCCGAGGAGGCGGTGGAGTTCGTGCGCCAGACGGGCGTGGACAGCCTCGCCATCGCGATCGGCACCTCGCACGGGCTCTTCCCACCCGAGGTCACCCCCGAGATCAAGATCGATCTGCTGCGCGAGATCAAGGAAGCGGTACAGATCCCGCTCGTACTGCACGGCGGCTCGGGCAACCCGGACGAGGAGATCGGCCAGGCCGCCAAACTTGGGATCAACAAGATCAACATCTCCAGCGACATCAAGGTGGCCTATCACGAGGAGATGCGCGCGGTGCTGGCCGACCCGAAGGTGCGCGAGCCGAACGTGATCCAGCCTCGCTGCATCGAGGCCATGAAGCAGGTGGCGGCGCACAAGATCCGGCTGTTCGGCGCAGACGGTCGCGCCTCCGGGGTGCCGGCTATCAGCGGTGTCCAGGCCCGGGTCTGA
- a CDS encoding ADP-dependent glucokinase/phosphofructokinase, with amino-acid sequence MTPEVLLGFGGNVDVEITWDDAVLTRLAAEHGIAQRELDTEVEITDERSLVISILAFVQAGQGGERFVADGETLGRFPEQFARRWTLGGTGIRAALTLRTLGVPSMVHLVSTNPIIRELLPTDVHRLSSATEDSLHPHLIVQFPRGARVRTERLDVTAPKANRLIYVNDPPNRDLVLSDKIDDVAPHLRVLLVTGLNSMQDPALVEDRLHRIAQVVDAMPDGGVVLFEDAGQHVAALGERVLATMARLADVVSMNEDELFGHLGRTFDLNDATAVGKALREARERIGVRTLVVHTQHWAAAAGPFAHTLVPALRSGVVAAGTRYLVGDGATQAHHEATAQLPVQPSAAEVAAALESETDLVCVPALHLTTDTPTTIGLGDTFIGGLVAALTTDRTALLEGTHR; translated from the coding sequence ATGACACCGGAGGTTCTCCTCGGCTTCGGCGGCAACGTCGACGTCGAGATCACCTGGGACGATGCCGTGCTCACGCGCCTCGCCGCCGAGCACGGCATCGCCCAGCGCGAGCTGGACACCGAGGTGGAGATCACCGACGAACGCAGCCTGGTGATCTCCATCCTTGCCTTCGTCCAGGCAGGTCAGGGCGGTGAACGGTTCGTCGCCGACGGCGAGACGCTCGGGAGATTCCCGGAACAGTTCGCGCGCAGGTGGACCCTCGGCGGAACGGGGATCCGTGCGGCACTGACGCTACGCACCCTCGGTGTGCCGAGCATGGTGCATCTGGTCAGCACCAACCCGATCATCCGGGAGCTGCTGCCCACCGACGTGCACCGCCTGAGCAGCGCCACCGAGGACTCCCTGCACCCGCACCTGATCGTGCAATTCCCTCGCGGTGCACGGGTGCGCACCGAGCGCCTCGACGTGACAGCGCCGAAAGCCAACCGGCTCATCTACGTCAACGACCCGCCGAACCGTGACCTCGTGCTCAGCGACAAGATCGACGATGTGGCACCGCACCTGCGGGTGCTGCTGGTCACCGGGCTGAACAGCATGCAGGACCCGGCCCTCGTGGAGGACCGGCTGCATCGGATCGCCCAGGTGGTCGATGCGATGCCCGACGGCGGAGTCGTCCTTTTCGAGGACGCCGGCCAGCACGTGGCAGCGCTGGGGGAGCGGGTGCTCGCCACGATGGCGAGGCTCGCCGACGTCGTCAGCATGAACGAGGACGAACTGTTCGGCCACCTGGGCCGGACGTTCGATCTGAACGACGCGACCGCCGTCGGGAAGGCATTGCGTGAGGCACGCGAACGGATCGGCGTGCGCACCCTGGTGGTGCACACTCAGCACTGGGCAGCCGCCGCCGGGCCCTTCGCGCACACGCTCGTGCCGGCGCTGCGTTCGGGCGTTGTGGCCGCCGGAACCCGCTATCTGGTCGGTGACGGTGCGACGCAGGCTCACCACGAGGCCACTGCTCAGCTGCCGGTCCAGCCAAGCGCCGCCGAGGTGGCTGCCGCACTGGAGTCGGAAACCGATCTCGTGTGTGTGCCGGCCCTGCACCTGACCACCGACACCCCCACCACCATCGGCCTCGGGGACACCTTCATCGGCGGACTCGTCGCCGCTCTCACGACCGATCGCACCGCACTGTTGGAAGGAACGCATCGATGA